A genomic stretch from Gemmatimonadaceae bacterium includes:
- a CDS encoding tail fiber protein, producing the protein MSEAFLGEMRLFGFNFAPMNWALANGAIMAIQQNTALFSLLGTNFGGDGVRTFGLPDVSNNVIVGAGDGPGLSPYVVGEQTGENAVTITTLNMPPHTHSFNGGSFRNNGDSNTPGPKVVYGNVADSKCTPYIPANATPAPTMVPMLPTALTPFGSASPLAHTNTMPTLVINFCICINGIFPPRQ; encoded by the coding sequence ATGTCTGAAGCGTTTCTTGGAGAGATGCGGCTGTTCGGCTTCAACTTCGCGCCGATGAATTGGGCGCTAGCCAACGGCGCGATCATGGCGATCCAGCAGAATACGGCGCTGTTCTCGCTGCTCGGCACGAATTTCGGCGGCGACGGCGTCCGCACCTTTGGATTACCCGACGTCAGCAACAACGTGATCGTCGGCGCGGGCGACGGACCGGGCCTCTCCCCCTACGTGGTCGGCGAGCAGACAGGCGAAAACGCCGTCACGATCACGACGCTGAACATGCCGCCCCACACGCACAGCTTCAACGGCGGCAGCTTTCGCAACAATGGCGATTCGAACACGCCGGGCCCGAAGGTCGTGTATGGGAACGTGGCGGACTCGAAATGCACGCCCTACATCCCGGCGAATGCGACCCCCGCGCCGACGATGGTCCCGATGCTGCCGACCGCGCTCACGCCGTTCGGCTCCGCCTCGCCCCTCGCACATACCAACACGATGCCGACGCTCGTGATCAACTTCTGCATCTGTATCAACGGCATCTTCCCGCCGCGGCAGTAG
- a CDS encoding tail fiber protein has translation MSDQFLGEIRMISWNFAPKYWAFCDGQTMAINQNQALFALLGTTYGGNGVATFQLPDLRSRTPMGWSTRVSPNTLGQVAGTESHTLSVQEIPVHTHIFNGTKTNGTSNQPVANGWVGAYPTGFGAAPTKLDNQTTMEPSTIGSAGGNVAHENRQPFLCIPYVIALSGVFPSRN, from the coding sequence ATGTCCGATCAATTCCTCGGCGAAATCAGGATGATCTCGTGGAACTTCGCACCCAAGTACTGGGCGTTCTGTGACGGTCAAACCATGGCGATCAACCAGAATCAGGCGCTGTTCGCTTTGCTCGGTACGACGTACGGTGGAAACGGCGTGGCCACCTTCCAACTCCCCGATCTGCGCAGCCGCACGCCCATGGGCTGGAGCACGAGAGTGAGCCCCAACACTCTCGGCCAGGTCGCTGGAACCGAGTCGCACACGCTCTCTGTCCAGGAGATTCCCGTGCACACCCACATCTTCAACGGAACGAAGACGAACGGGACGAGCAATCAACCGGTGGCAAACGGCTGGGTGGGAGCATATCCCACCGGCTTTGGAGCGGCGCCGACGAAACTGGACAATCAGACGACGATGGAGCCGAGTACCATCGGGTCGGCGGGCGGCAACGTCGCGCATGAGAACCGGCAGCCATTCCTGTGCATCCCGTACGTCATCGCGCTGTCCGGCGTGTTCCCTTCGCGAAACTAA
- a CDS encoding tail fiber protein → MDPYLGEIRLFAGTFAPLGWNFCDGTLVAISTNDALYALIGTAFGGDGQTTFALPDLRGRVPIHQGRGQGGLSPYVIGQTGGTEQVTLTAQNIPAHTHTLAASKDTGTTPDPTGILIAKAPDDCKIFIERGANTAYNQQHISPSNGGGQPHDNRQPLVAINYIIAMAGIFPSQS, encoded by the coding sequence ATGGATCCATATCTCGGCGAAATCCGGTTATTTGCCGGTACCTTCGCTCCGCTCGGCTGGAACTTTTGCGACGGCACGCTCGTCGCGATTTCAACCAACGACGCACTGTACGCCCTCATCGGAACGGCGTTCGGCGGCGACGGGCAAACCACCTTCGCGCTTCCCGATTTGCGGGGACGCGTGCCCATTCACCAAGGACGCGGGCAAGGCGGTCTGAGCCCGTACGTCATCGGCCAGACTGGCGGCACCGAACAGGTGACGCTCACCGCGCAGAACATTCCGGCGCACACGCACACCTTGGCTGCATCCAAGGACACCGGTACGACGCCCGACCCGACCGGTATTCTCATCGCGAAGGCACCCGACGACTGCAAGATCTTCATTGAACGGGGCGCGAATACCGCATACAACCAGCAGCACATCTCACCGTCGAACGGCGGGGGCCAGCCGCACGACAACAGACAGCCGCTCGTCGCCATCAACTACATCATCGCCATGGCCGGCATCTTCCCGTCTCAGTCCTAG
- a CDS encoding prolyl oligopeptidase family serine peptidase — MRSPFFRTIVPLTAISTALSMAATILPAQGNRNGVSQAGKATPNPRRDDTKRGMTVADYAKWRSIRDVSLSDDGAWATFAYQQRSVDDTLYVKSLATSGETKIARGNRPQFSDDSRWVAYFVSAATASRRGAAEPSDAPEGGGRGGAPQGPSRVELRNLTTGATVGWDNVASFAFSKGSAALMVRKARAGQAPDAPAGRGAAGGGGRGGRGAGAPPARVDGTDMILRHLHDGVDELVGSVNAAEFSHNGQLLAFTVSAADREGNGIYLESTGTWQRRTLDNTRADYSRLTWDDSGSALAALRGVDRRGFTERENALVAIARVDGEPQVAVLDRAALKGLADSMVISDKGTLSWSPDHSKIFVGLKEQEAAPRRDTTAAAEPVGNVDVWHWKDPYIQPVQMVRAQQDRNRTYAATVVLAQKRVVPLADAKMDRVQVGKDGNWAVGQDDKAYIDDSAPQMSDVYRVSTTTGERTPLLKAQQRTFGLSPDGKYFLYWKDKQVWSYDLAANRHVNITAKAPVSFVDAEDDHPGEKPAYGVAGFTKDGKSVVLDHRDDLWVVSLDGSGTPRNLTNGAGTRNEIRFRYQAMDNEDGAGAGGFGGGRGGRGAAAATIDLSKPILLTAFGTHSKKAGFYQLDGDTLTPLVYEDRYFGRPIKAKNADRVLVTRETFVDFPDYWVTNSKFANPERLTDANPQQSEFRWGHRVLIDYKDKDGHPLQGTLAIPDDYQPGQKLPMLVYYYEKLSDQQNRYEVPRYASAPQYVDYVSNGYLVLLPDVYLHTGHTHTDHLNSVEAAVRRVEELGYADPKRVGLHGGSFSGQGGAYISTTSKMFAAIAIRAAAVDLIADFNQLWKTTGTNQHNYDINGQGRFGTNPYDNLQLFMDQSAVFHAKDMNTPLLILQGTNDGSTEWLQGVEFYNALRFLKKPVIFLSYEGEGHGFSRYDNQYDVEVRMHQFYDHYLKDAPAADWIANGVPFLKKKTPTGEAARPVQLIGPGGGIGTPMTGGSGAGGPPNP, encoded by the coding sequence ATGCGCTCCCCGTTTTTCCGCACGATCGTCCCGCTGACCGCGATCTCCACCGCGCTGTCGATGGCGGCGACGATTCTTCCCGCGCAAGGCAATCGCAACGGCGTTTCACAGGCGGGCAAGGCGACGCCCAATCCGCGGCGCGACGACACGAAGCGCGGCATGACCGTGGCCGACTACGCGAAGTGGCGCTCCATTCGCGACGTGTCGCTGAGCGACGACGGGGCGTGGGCCACGTTCGCGTATCAGCAGCGGAGTGTCGACGACACATTGTACGTGAAGAGTCTCGCGACGAGCGGCGAAACGAAGATCGCGCGCGGAAATCGCCCGCAATTCTCCGACGACTCTCGCTGGGTGGCGTACTTCGTCTCCGCGGCGACGGCGTCGCGCCGCGGTGCAGCGGAGCCGAGCGATGCGCCGGAAGGCGGCGGCCGCGGTGGCGCGCCGCAAGGACCGTCGCGTGTCGAGCTGCGGAATCTCACCACCGGCGCAACGGTTGGATGGGACAACGTCGCGTCATTCGCGTTCTCTAAAGGTTCGGCGGCGTTGATGGTGCGCAAGGCGCGCGCCGGTCAAGCCCCCGACGCGCCAGCGGGCCGAGGCGCGGCGGGCGGCGGCGGGCGTGGGGGCCGGGGCGCGGGCGCACCGCCGGCGCGCGTCGACGGAACGGACATGATCCTTCGCCACCTGCACGACGGCGTGGACGAGCTGGTCGGCAGCGTGAACGCGGCCGAGTTCAGCCACAACGGGCAGCTGCTGGCGTTCACGGTGTCGGCGGCCGATCGCGAGGGCAACGGCATTTACCTCGAGTCGACGGGAACGTGGCAGCGGCGCACGCTCGACAACACGCGCGCCGATTACAGCCGGCTCACGTGGGATGATTCGGGAAGCGCGCTCGCCGCGCTCCGCGGCGTCGATCGTCGCGGCTTCACGGAGCGCGAGAATGCGCTCGTGGCGATCGCGCGCGTCGACGGTGAACCGCAGGTGGCGGTGCTCGATCGCGCGGCGCTTAAGGGGCTTGCCGACAGCATGGTGATCAGCGACAAGGGCACGCTCTCGTGGAGCCCGGATCACTCGAAGATTTTCGTGGGATTGAAGGAACAGGAAGCCGCGCCGCGTCGCGATACGACGGCGGCGGCGGAGCCGGTGGGCAACGTCGACGTGTGGCACTGGAAGGATCCGTACATCCAGCCCGTGCAGATGGTACGCGCGCAGCAGGATCGCAACCGCACGTACGCCGCGACGGTGGTGCTCGCGCAGAAGCGAGTGGTGCCGCTGGCTGACGCGAAGATGGATCGCGTGCAGGTTGGGAAGGACGGCAACTGGGCCGTCGGCCAGGACGACAAGGCATACATCGACGATTCGGCGCCGCAGATGTCGGACGTCTATCGCGTCAGCACCACGACCGGCGAGCGCACGCCGCTGCTCAAGGCACAGCAGCGCACGTTCGGTCTCTCGCCCGACGGGAAGTACTTCCTGTACTGGAAGGACAAGCAGGTGTGGTCGTACGATCTCGCGGCGAACCGGCATGTGAACATCACCGCCAAGGCACCTGTGAGCTTCGTCGACGCCGAAGACGATCATCCAGGCGAGAAGCCGGCATACGGTGTCGCGGGGTTCACGAAGGACGGCAAGTCGGTGGTGCTCGATCACCGCGACGATCTGTGGGTGGTGTCGCTCGACGGGTCGGGCACACCGCGCAATCTGACGAACGGCGCCGGCACGAGGAACGAGATTCGCTTCCGCTATCAGGCGATGGACAACGAGGACGGTGCGGGGGCGGGCGGGTTCGGCGGCGGTCGTGGTGGCCGCGGGGCCGCGGCAGCGACGATCGATCTCTCGAAGCCCATCCTGCTCACGGCGTTCGGCACGCACAGCAAGAAAGCCGGCTTCTATCAGCTCGACGGCGACACGCTGACGCCGCTCGTGTACGAGGACCGGTACTTCGGGCGGCCGATCAAGGCGAAGAACGCCGACCGCGTGCTCGTGACGCGCGAGACGTTCGTGGACTTCCCGGACTACTGGGTAACGAATTCAAAGTTTGCTAATCCCGAACGGCTGACCGACGCGAACCCGCAGCAGTCGGAGTTCCGCTGGGGCCACCGCGTGTTGATCGACTACAAGGACAAGGACGGTCATCCGCTGCAGGGCACGCTGGCGATTCCGGATGATTATCAGCCGGGCCAGAAGCTGCCGATGCTCGTGTACTACTACGAGAAGCTGTCGGACCAGCAGAACCGCTACGAGGTGCCGCGCTATGCGTCCGCGCCGCAGTACGTCGACTATGTGAGCAACGGCTATCTCGTGCTGCTGCCGGATGTGTATCTGCATACGGGCCACACGCACACCGACCATCTCAATTCGGTGGAGGCAGCCGTGAGACGGGTGGAAGAGCTGGGGTACGCCGACCCGAAGCGCGTCGGCCTGCACGGCGGCAGCTTCAGCGGCCAGGGCGGCGCGTACATCTCGACGACGTCGAAGATGTTCGCGGCGATCGCGATTCGCGCGGCGGCGGTGGATCTCATCGCCGACTTCAACCAGCTGTGGAAGACGACGGGCACCAACCAGCACAACTACGACATCAACGGGCAGGGACGCTTTGGAACGAATCCGTACGACAATCTCCAGTTGTTCATGGATCAGTCGGCGGTGTTCCACGCGAAGGACATGAACACGCCGCTGCTCATTCTCCAGGGCACGAACGATGGATCGACGGAGTGGTTGCAGGGCGTGGAGTTCTACAACGCACTGCGCTTCCTCAAGAAGCCGGTGATCTTTCTGTCGTACGAGGGCGAGGGCCACGGGTTCTCGCGCTACGACAATCAGTACGACGTCGAAGTGCGGATGCATCAGTTCTACGATCACTATCTGAAAGATGCGCCGGCGGCGGACTGGATCGCCAACGGGGTGCCGTTCCTGAAGAAGAAGACGCCGACGGGCGAAGCGGCGCGTCCGGTGCAGCTGATCGGACCGGGCGGCGGGATCGGGACGCCGATGACGGGCGGCAGCGGCGCCGGCGGCCCGCCGAATCCGTGA
- a CDS encoding GNAT family N-acetyltransferase, with protein MPHTLRPVHDGDLELLYRIYASTRAEELAVAPWTAEEKEAFLRMQFQAQHRYYAEHYREGSFDVVLVDDEPAGRLYVYRTTREIRIVDIALLPEFRGRGLGERMLRDLFAEADRAGKIVSIHVEHQNPARRLYDRLGFVAVEDGEEHPVYIRMDRPPAAPPATATLS; from the coding sequence ATGCCGCACACTCTCCGGCCCGTTCACGACGGCGACCTCGAGCTCCTCTATCGGATTTACGCCAGCACGCGTGCCGAGGAGCTCGCCGTCGCCCCGTGGACGGCCGAAGAGAAGGAAGCGTTTCTGCGCATGCAGTTTCAGGCGCAGCATCGCTATTACGCCGAGCATTACCGCGAAGGCTCGTTCGACGTGGTGCTCGTTGACGACGAACCAGCGGGCCGCCTCTACGTCTATCGCACGACGCGCGAGATTCGCATCGTCGACATCGCGCTGCTCCCGGAATTCCGCGGGCGCGGTCTCGGCGAACGGATGCTGCGCGATCTCTTCGCCGAGGCAGACCGCGCCGGCAAGATCGTGAGCATTCACGTCGAGCACCAGAATCCCGCGCGACGCTTGTATGATCGGTTGGGGTTCGTCGCCGTCGAGGACGGCGAGGAACACCCGGTCTACATTCGCATGGATCGCCCGCCGGCTGCACCGCCGGCGACGGCGACGCTCAGTTAG